A genomic segment from Bacillus sp. B-jedd encodes:
- a CDS encoding phage tail-collar fiber domain-containing protein: MGAFGGLVMTNRGRNLQAKAQTGKPLNFTRIAMGDGQLSGSSILDLNSMRSEKKSLEINKLKNLGDGKVAIGAIFSNQTVTTGFYFREIGLFAMDPDIGEILYSYGNSGNNAEYIPARNGDEIIEKNIDLITVIGSAANVTATIDESLVVETQVGAQKKADAAKAEAIGFVKSFGLGDTVQAVERLSIGNDLNNLNATGFYSGTALVNAPDATSFFFVQHFKNSDNVAMQIASRGSADIVYIRRKQTTWSAWVPLATQDWVQSFGIGNKTPTIVSDLNDATTTGVYVFTNTTLNTPSANQYGTVLVTNRTADRISQLAFLISGGQIPKLYIRVFGSAGWGDWAIISDSGAPSWTNLPLQNGATSNPGYPVQYTKIGNEVRLRGMLNGTVAAGTVFGTLPVGYRPGAPYMYLTTHDGTTALSAKIHISASGVMTLLSKTGDTHVTYVNTDFIT, encoded by the coding sequence TTGGGTGCATTCGGTGGACTTGTTATGACGAATAGAGGGCGAAATCTTCAGGCAAAGGCCCAAACGGGGAAGCCATTGAACTTTACTCGAATTGCTATGGGTGATGGGCAGCTTAGCGGATCTTCAATATTAGATTTAAATAGTATGCGTAGTGAAAAGAAATCACTTGAAATAAATAAATTAAAGAATCTGGGAGATGGGAAGGTAGCAATTGGTGCCATTTTTTCTAACCAGACGGTTACAACTGGTTTTTATTTTCGGGAGATTGGTTTGTTCGCTATGGATCCGGATATCGGTGAAATACTCTATTCATACGGTAATTCTGGAAACAACGCTGAATATATACCTGCCCGCAACGGAGATGAGATTATTGAAAAGAATATCGACCTTATCACCGTAATAGGGAGTGCAGCAAATGTAACAGCTACTATTGATGAAAGCTTGGTAGTAGAAACTCAAGTCGGTGCTCAGAAGAAAGCCGACGCTGCAAAGGCAGAGGCAATCGGTTTTGTAAAGTCTTTCGGGCTTGGGGATACAGTACAGGCGGTTGAAAGGCTTAGTATAGGAAATGACTTAAACAACCTAAACGCGACAGGCTTCTACTCGGGGACCGCGCTAGTAAACGCCCCGGACGCGACTAGCTTCTTCTTTGTCCAGCACTTTAAGAATTCAGATAACGTAGCTATGCAGATCGCGTCGCGCGGGTCGGCTGATATTGTGTATATACGTCGTAAGCAGACTACATGGTCTGCATGGGTACCGCTAGCGACCCAGGACTGGGTACAATCTTTCGGGATTGGAAATAAAACCCCTACGATTGTAAGTGATCTTAATGACGCAACGACAACGGGCGTTTATGTCTTTACTAATACGACTTTAAATACTCCATCGGCTAATCAGTACGGGACCGTCTTAGTTACAAACAGGACTGCAGACCGTATTTCCCAATTAGCATTTTTGATAAGCGGCGGTCAAATTCCTAAGTTGTATATTCGGGTATTCGGGAGTGCTGGATGGGGCGACTGGGCTATCATAAGTGATAGCGGCGCGCCTTCATGGACAAACCTTCCATTGCAAAACGGAGCAACATCAAACCCGGGATATCCGGTCCAATACACAAAAATAGGCAATGAAGTGCGTTTGCGCGGAATGTTAAATGGAACTGTTGCAGCAGGAACGGTTTTTGGCACTTTGCCAGTTGGATATAGGCCGGGCGCACCTTATATGTATTTAACGACGCATGATGGCACTACGGCATTGTCAGCAAAAATACACATTTCTGCTAGTGGGGTTATGACATTGTTATCAAAAACCGGGGATACTCATGTGACGTATGTTAATACTGATTTTATTACATGA
- a CDS encoding LexA repressor, with translation MIYLFDEEELTMSERRKLRENEIINYITNFRTETGYSPTIREIAKKTRLKSTSTVHKYLLRLEEKGIINWIDRNPRMIKVNIIK, from the coding sequence TTGATTTATTTATTTGATGAGGAAGAATTAACCATGTCTGAAAGGAGAAAACTTCGCGAGAATGAAATAATAAATTATATTACTAATTTTCGAACAGAAACTGGCTATTCTCCTACAATACGGGAAATTGCTAAAAAGACCAGGTTAAAGTCCACAAGCACAGTACATAAATACTTGCTCCGTTTAGAAGAGAAAGGAATTATTAATTGGATAGATAGGAATCCAAGAATGATTAAAGTGAATATTATTAAATAA
- a CDS encoding phage tail protein yields the protein MAKIGTFGDIVFEVSTSKTKTFKEFERSGSARWNDHEILGKKPKSEFLGPSLEGISFTILFKVELGINPIKEIEKLRKMRDTGKAASFVIGGKPISANFWTIRELNEAHQLVDQNGNLLAAEVKVDLKEYYIKPKTAKKPTPKKTAAIPSKRNKTLGKITITVKSVNIRSGPSVSNKIIGWAMKGQFFTVYSVKNGWYSLGNGKYITASPKYSKLKKS from the coding sequence ATGGCCAAAATAGGGACGTTCGGCGACATCGTTTTTGAGGTCTCAACTTCAAAGACGAAAACTTTTAAGGAGTTCGAACGGAGTGGATCCGCGCGCTGGAATGATCACGAAATACTTGGCAAAAAACCAAAGTCTGAATTCTTAGGTCCAAGCCTTGAAGGAATCAGCTTTACCATTCTCTTTAAGGTTGAACTTGGAATCAACCCAATCAAAGAAATAGAGAAGTTACGAAAAATGCGAGATACCGGAAAGGCAGCTTCGTTTGTGATTGGGGGAAAGCCAATCTCAGCAAATTTTTGGACCATTAGGGAATTAAACGAGGCACACCAATTAGTGGACCAAAATGGTAATTTACTGGCGGCCGAGGTGAAAGTGGATTTAAAGGAATATTATATAAAGCCTAAAACTGCAAAGAAACCTACTCCAAAAAAGACAGCTGCAATTCCCTCAAAAAGAAATAAAACTTTAGGAAAAATCACCATCACTGTAAAGTCTGTAAACATCCGGAGTGGCCCTTCTGTCTCCAATAAGATTATCGGTTGGGCAATGAAAGGACAATTTTTTACTGTTTATTCGGTTAAAAACGGTTGGTACTCACTTGGGAACGGCAAATACATCACAGCCAGCCCGAAGTATTCAAAATTGAAAAAGAGTTAA
- a CDS encoding membrane-spanning protein gives MKRKWIIGLSSVFILMLAALVIYYFNKGDTSRWQVASGGIGASALPLLLLFAKRNPFNLPIIIGYYIAILSTIFLGSIASFYLKYSWWDSTIHFYKGILVGFIGITLYKLLVPSQARDGVSRPVIFLFTLSLSVTASVIWEIYEFLGDQFFTHTMQRGGNKDTMLDLLSGTAGGLLASLYAVIRKPNL, from the coding sequence ATGAAGCGGAAATGGATCATAGGGCTAAGTTCGGTTTTTATATTAATGTTGGCCGCGCTTGTTATTTACTATTTTAACAAAGGGGACACCTCCAGATGGCAGGTGGCATCGGGAGGCATCGGCGCCAGCGCACTGCCTCTGCTTCTTCTTTTTGCAAAAAGAAATCCGTTTAATCTTCCAATCATCATCGGCTATTATATTGCAATTCTGAGTACCATCTTTCTCGGTTCTATCGCATCCTTCTATCTCAAATATTCATGGTGGGATTCTACTATTCATTTCTATAAAGGAATTCTTGTCGGCTTCATCGGAATCACCCTCTACAAGTTATTGGTGCCTTCACAGGCAAGGGATGGTGTTTCCCGGCCGGTTATCTTTTTATTTACCCTTTCTCTTTCAGTTACCGCGAGCGTTATCTGGGAGATTTACGAATTCCTTGGCGACCAATTTTTTACTCATACGATGCAGCGTGGCGGCAATAAGGATACAATGTTAGATCTTCTTTCAGGCACAGCGGGTGGCCTGCTGGCAAGTTTATATGCAGTAATCCGAAAGCCAAACTTGTGA
- a CDS encoding peptidoglycan-binding protein, with protein sequence MKIIERFLTKNNCFKAGKKIKVKGLMLHSTGANNPKLSRYIQPDDGILGKNPNNNDWNRPQPDGQQKCVHAFIGKDKNGVVRTYQTLPWNHRGWGGGGKSNDTHIHVEICEDDLKDPKYFKEVYREAVELFAYLCKEFPYLIPDKDIITHSEGYKMGIASNHGDVMHWFPKHGKSMNTFRADVSKALEEEAVLKKGAKGDSVKKLQNELITVGEKLPKFGADGDYGQETENAVKAFQARYSLTVNGIADNVTLNKLAEVLKSKVTSKPVPAQSKPAPAKPAAAPKQFLIRVKANSLYYYTKPDWNAKAAIPVKKGTVLTVVQTLTVAGSKMYKLKSGTYITANPKYVVIVK encoded by the coding sequence ATGAAAATCATTGAGAGGTTTCTGACCAAAAACAACTGTTTTAAAGCTGGAAAAAAGATTAAAGTTAAAGGGCTAATGCTACATTCTACTGGTGCAAACAACCCTAAGCTTAGCAGGTATATCCAACCTGATGATGGGATTCTCGGTAAAAACCCAAATAACAACGACTGGAACCGTCCTCAGCCAGATGGGCAACAAAAGTGTGTTCATGCTTTTATTGGTAAAGACAAAAATGGCGTTGTTCGAACTTATCAAACGTTGCCTTGGAATCATCGTGGTTGGGGTGGCGGAGGAAAATCCAACGATACCCACATACATGTGGAAATCTGTGAGGACGATTTAAAAGATCCGAAATATTTCAAGGAAGTATATAGGGAAGCTGTTGAGTTATTCGCATATTTGTGCAAGGAGTTTCCTTACCTCATCCCGGATAAAGATATTATCACTCACTCTGAAGGTTATAAAATGGGGATAGCTTCTAACCACGGAGATGTCATGCATTGGTTCCCGAAGCACGGGAAAAGCATGAATACATTTAGGGCTGACGTTAGCAAAGCCCTGGAGGAGGAAGCCGTCCTCAAAAAAGGAGCAAAAGGTGACTCGGTTAAAAAGCTGCAGAATGAATTGATCACGGTTGGGGAAAAGTTGCCAAAGTTCGGAGCTGATGGTGATTATGGCCAGGAGACAGAGAATGCAGTCAAGGCCTTTCAGGCACGTTATAGTTTGACAGTAAACGGAATAGCTGACAATGTCACTCTGAACAAACTGGCAGAGGTATTAAAATCTAAAGTCACTTCAAAGCCTGTACCAGCCCAATCTAAACCAGCACCGGCAAAGCCTGCTGCAGCTCCTAAACAGTTTCTAATCAGGGTGAAAGCTAATAGCCTTTACTACTACACAAAGCCAGATTGGAATGCTAAGGCGGCTATTCCAGTTAAAAAGGGAACCGTCCTTACGGTGGTTCAAACGCTCACTGTAGCCGGCAGCAAGATGTATAAGCTAAAATCAGGGACGTACATCACTGCGAATCCAAAGTATGTTGTGATTGTAAAGTAA
- a CDS encoding phage tail protein I, translated as MGSLAVFNITNLLPSSLKSDSFVEALAGAFQKEIRSAYQEAESLASLNEVDRLPEPLMDFLAYQKHVDFYETTLPIEQKRELVKKAQFFHRIKGTPAAVEELISAVFGEGKVVEWFEYGGRPYTFKVVTSNSAVTLEKAEQFIRALDSVKNGRSHLEKVEVTQSEGTSIYYAGVIHIGENLEIKQVM; from the coding sequence ATGGGTAGTTTAGCTGTTTTTAATATAACTAATCTTTTGCCTAGTAGTTTAAAGAGCGACTCATTTGTTGAAGCATTGGCGGGAGCATTTCAAAAGGAAATCCGAAGTGCTTACCAGGAAGCTGAATCTTTAGCAAGCTTAAATGAAGTCGATCGTTTACCTGAGCCCCTTATGGATTTTTTGGCATATCAAAAACATGTGGATTTCTATGAAACTACTTTACCAATAGAACAGAAAAGAGAACTTGTTAAAAAGGCACAATTCTTCCACCGAATTAAAGGAACTCCAGCAGCAGTTGAAGAGTTGATTTCGGCCGTTTTTGGTGAAGGGAAAGTGGTTGAATGGTTTGAGTATGGAGGTCGTCCATATACTTTTAAGGTTGTAACAAGTAACTCTGCTGTAACTTTGGAAAAGGCCGAGCAATTTATTAGGGCCTTAGATTCTGTAAAAAATGGTAGGTCTCACCTTGAAAAAGTAGAGGTGACACAGTCAGAGGGTACAAGCATTTATTATGCTGGCGTTATCCATATCGGCGAAAATTTGGAAATAAAGCAGGTGATGTAA
- a CDS encoding NRDE family protein: protein MCLILFAYKAHPSYRLIVAGNRDESYARPTAPADFWKDEPEILAGRDLEKMGTWMGVTRDGKFAALTNYRDPKEMVVTSKLSRGDLVAGFLKGEMPAEAYMQAAETSKVLYPGYNLLAGDGTGLYHYSNIEGKIREIEPGIHGLSNHFLNTPWPKVERGKKGLRELLQTDEKDLRKNLFSLLQHAEPAPDDQLPDTGIGLEWERLLSPLFIRSKGYGTRCSTVLLMEEEQLTYIERIYEGDSFAEKEFIVPFKMK from the coding sequence TTGTGCCTTATACTGTTTGCCTATAAAGCGCATCCAAGTTACAGGCTGATTGTCGCGGGCAACCGGGACGAAAGCTATGCGAGGCCAACGGCACCAGCTGATTTCTGGAAGGATGAGCCGGAAATTCTTGCCGGGCGGGATCTTGAGAAAATGGGGACATGGATGGGGGTGACGAGGGACGGGAAGTTCGCGGCACTGACGAACTACCGTGATCCGAAGGAAATGGTCGTCACCAGCAAGCTCTCACGCGGAGACCTTGTCGCTGGTTTTCTAAAGGGAGAAATGCCCGCAGAGGCGTATATGCAGGCGGCTGAGACATCGAAGGTGTTATATCCTGGCTATAATCTTCTAGCTGGAGACGGAACAGGGCTTTATCACTATTCAAATATTGAAGGCAAGATCCGTGAAATTGAACCAGGTATTCATGGGCTGAGCAACCATTTCCTCAACACTCCCTGGCCAAAGGTGGAAAGGGGCAAAAAAGGCCTCAGGGAACTTTTGCAGACAGATGAAAAGGATCTGCGGAAAAACCTGTTCAGCTTGCTCCAACATGCCGAACCAGCGCCAGATGATCAACTCCCCGACACAGGAATTGGACTTGAATGGGAAAGGCTTCTATCACCTCTTTTTATCCGCTCCAAAGGGTATGGGACAAGGTGCTCGACGGTATTGCTGATGGAAGAGGAGCAGTTAACCTACATTGAAAGAATTTACGAAGGCGATAGTTTTGCCGAAAAGGAATTTATAGTTCCATTTAAAATGAAATGA
- a CDS encoding baseplate assembly protein: MNRFNLPDINFLEKDPEAIEQDMLLYIEEKTGITLSNADPRRKFLQGLVLYVVQERNNLDYALKQNLLAYAEDDFLDHLGEGSNTQRLDEKGAETIIEFTLEEGRVSVLVVPAGTLISVGADMYFETIETVEVPVGQHSFLVNAICTEAGEKGNGYLPGEIATLVYPLPWVKEVKNITTSAGGAEVEENDQYADRIRLAPERFSVAGPAGAYEYWAKTASSGIVDVKALSPSDGVVDIRVLLQNGQLPSQSVLDAVLAVCSDKTRRPLTDKVTVGAPDTVLYDLNIEYYVAQSNSAVLNSVQSQVQKAFQDYLIWQKEKMGRSVDLTELIVRLKETGASRVVVNSPMYIELDRHQVAKENTVNLVFRGLADG, encoded by the coding sequence ATGAATCGATTTAATTTACCGGATATCAATTTTTTAGAAAAAGACCCTGAAGCCATTGAACAAGACATGCTTTTATATATTGAAGAAAAGACCGGTATCACTCTATCTAATGCTGATCCGCGAAGGAAATTTCTCCAGGGGCTAGTTTTGTATGTCGTACAAGAAAGAAATAATCTTGATTATGCTTTAAAACAAAATTTACTTGCTTATGCAGAGGATGATTTCCTTGATCATCTCGGCGAAGGTTCTAATACCCAGAGGCTTGATGAAAAAGGAGCAGAAACCATTATTGAGTTTACACTCGAAGAAGGACGAGTTTCTGTATTGGTTGTTCCAGCAGGAACGCTTATTTCTGTTGGGGCCGATATGTATTTTGAAACGATTGAAACTGTTGAAGTTCCGGTTGGACAACATTCTTTCTTAGTTAATGCAATATGCACCGAAGCTGGAGAAAAAGGGAATGGATATCTTCCTGGTGAAATCGCAACCCTGGTTTACCCATTACCATGGGTGAAGGAAGTAAAGAACATCACGACCAGTGCTGGAGGAGCTGAGGTTGAGGAGAATGATCAATATGCTGATCGTATCCGGTTGGCTCCGGAAAGATTCTCTGTTGCAGGTCCTGCTGGTGCTTATGAGTATTGGGCTAAAACAGCCAGTTCGGGGATTGTGGATGTGAAAGCTTTAAGCCCCTCCGATGGGGTTGTTGACATCAGAGTGCTACTTCAGAACGGACAACTTCCGTCTCAAAGTGTCCTTGATGCTGTTCTCGCTGTTTGCTCCGATAAAACAAGGCGTCCACTTACAGACAAAGTCACAGTAGGAGCCCCTGATACTGTACTTTATGATTTGAATATCGAGTATTATGTGGCCCAATCAAACTCGGCAGTTTTGAACTCAGTTCAAAGTCAGGTTCAGAAAGCGTTCCAGGATTATTTGATATGGCAAAAAGAAAAAATGGGTAGAAGTGTAGATTTAACTGAATTGATTGTCAGGTTAAAAGAAACAGGAGCATCCCGTGTAGTTGTCAATTCCCCTATGTACATTGAACTTGATAGACACCAGGTAGCAAAAGAAAATACTGTTAACTTGGTATTTAGGGGGCTGGCAGATGGGTAG